A genomic stretch from Anabrus simplex isolate iqAnaSimp1 chromosome 2, ASM4041472v1, whole genome shotgun sequence includes:
- the LOC136863404 gene encoding carboxypeptidase N subunit 2 produces the protein MRLIVLVVLALVMFSSCCSLICPEGCRCTNVLDCARVQLHISELHVSGMNLSNTLASQTASPFKNRNALRTLNLTANGISAVTSQTFEPLINLKEVYLDSNNLRILDSNTFLNNNLLYLLTLNNNPFVSMPILTAPSLGWLELENCNLTEIPPHVFDNMTELFYLSLDNNRLHVLPQEQFQKLTKLSYLHIRHNLLTKFDALTFKYNRMLQVLYLENNPLILPENSAFLVSSSLLILDLSFCNITFLPRRVFTKLPLLRSLKLNSNSLKEISFEILAKLKELKVLDLRNNRINSVRTEEFLNLDFKNNLFVDLRNNPLKCSCSDVWCQTFTDECDVGNVSVKLPCSSDIMTSCDWIFIKEDDLRTEDVEGTYSNETLPLLPKEEQDPMEINAAYLTIGLGAIVAITMLLAITFATVRGCRRKEEPTVLDEEDLFMKPSIRWTAVGTAYADMSPSKV, from the coding sequence ATGCGGCTTATTGTTCTGGTGGTGTTGGCGCTCGTCATGTTCTCTTCCTGCTGCTCTCTCATCTGCCCAGAGGGATGCCGGTGTACGAATGTGTTAGATTGTGCCCGTGTTCAGCTACACATCAGCGAATTACACGTGTCAGGAATGAACCTAAGCAATACCCTTGCAAGTCAAACAGCAAGCCCGTTCAAAAATCGGAACGCTTTGCGAACTCTAAACTTAACTGCCAATGGCATCTCAGCTGTAACGTCACAGACTTTCGAGCCCCTCATCAACCTCAAAGAAGTCTACCTAGATTCTAATAACCTACGGATATTAGATTCCAATACTTTTCTAAATAACAATCTGTTATATTTATTGACATTAAATAACAACCCTTTTGTTTCGATGCCTATACTGACAGCACCTTCTCTAGGGTGGCTGGAGTTGGAGAACTGTAATCTTACAGAGATACCTCCCCACGTGTTTGACAACATGACAGAGCTCTTCTACTTGTCTCTAGATAACAATCGCCTTCACGTGCTACCTCAGGAACAATTTCAGAAGCTAACCAAGCTGAGTTACCTTCACATTCGTCACAATTTGCTCACAAAATTTGATGCGCTCACCTTCAAGTACAACAGAATGCTGCAGGTGCTTTATCTGGAGAACAATCCACTAATCCTGCCAGAGAACAGCGCCTTCTTAGTTTCGTCATCATTGCTCATCCTAGATTTATCGTTCTGCAATATAACCTTCCTTCCACGAAGAGTATTTACTAAGCTTCCTCTACTTAGATCACTGAAACTTAATAGCAACAGCTTAAAGGAGATTTCGTTCGAAATATTAGCAAAATTGAAGGAGCTTAAAGTTTTAGATTTAAGAAATAATAGAATCAACTCAGTTCGTACGGAAGAGTTCCTCAATTTAGATTTTAAGAACAATTTATTCGTAGATCTGCGTAATAACCCACTAAAATGCAGCTGCAGTGATGTGTGGTGTCAAACATTTACAGACGAGTGTGATGTGGGTAATGTGAGCGTGAAGCTGCCCTGTTCAAGTGACATAATGACTTCCTGTGACTGGATATTCATAAAGGAAGATGACCTCAGAACAGAAGACGTGGAGGGAACCTACAGCAATGAAACACTCCCACTACTGCCCAAGGAGGAGCAAGATCCAATGGAGATAAACGCAGCATACCTGACGATAGGCCTTGGTGCAATTGTTGCCATTACCATGCTATTGGCAATAACTTTCGCAACGGTACGAGGCTGCAGGCGTAAGGAAGAACCTACTGTTCTGGACGAGGAAGATCTTTTTATGAAGCCTTCAATAAGGTGGACAGCAGTCGGCACAGCGTATGCTGATATGAGTCCATCCAAGGTATGA